In a genomic window of Scyliorhinus torazame isolate Kashiwa2021f chromosome 5, sScyTor2.1, whole genome shotgun sequence:
- the LOC140420576 gene encoding uncharacterized protein codes for MEKRWKCRDCGKGFRFPSVLETHQHSHTGERPFTCSVCGKGFTQLFHLQRHNFTHTNERPFKCSDCGTGFKSSQELMSHQRIHTGERPFSCSQCGKGFAHLSNLRRHSVTHTNERPFKCSDCGGGFKSSRELMSHQRVHTGERPFTCSQCGNGFSQLSTLQRHQQVHTGERPFTCSDCGKGFSRLSILQTHQRVHSGERPFTCSDCGKGYTQLSGLLAHQRFHTVERPLTCPDCGKGFTLLSTLQKHQRVHTGEKPFTCSQCGKGFSHPAHLRSHQRVHTGERPFICSQCGKGFCVSSHLLRHQQIHK; via the coding sequence atggagaaacggtggaaatgtagggactgtgggaagggatttaggttCCCATCTGTGCTTGAAACCcatcaacacagtcacactggggagaggccgttcacctgctccgtgtgtgggaagggtttcactcaGTTGTTTCACCTGCAGCGACACAatttcactcacaccaatgagagaccctttaaatgctccgactgtgggactgGCTTCAAAAGCTCTCAAGAACTGATGTcccaccaacgaattcacactggggagagaccgttcagctgctctcagtgtggaaagggattcgctCACTTATCTAACCTGCGGAGACAcagtgtcactcacaccaatgagagaccctttaaatgctctgactgtgggggtGGCTTCAAAAGCTCTCGAGAACTGAtgtctcaccagcgagttcacactggggagaggccgttcacctgctctcaatgtgggaacggattctctcagttatccaccctgcagagacaccagcaagttcacactggggagaggccgttcacctgctctgactgtgggaagggattctctcggctatccatcctgcagacacaccagcgagttcacagtggggagaggccattcacatgctctgattgtgggaagggatacactcaGTTATCTGGCCTGCTGGCGCACCAGCGTTTTCACACTGTGGAGAGGCCACTCACTTGCccagactgtgggaaaggatttactctgttatccaccctgcagaaacaccaacgagttcatactggggagaagccattcacctgctctcagtgtggaaagggattcagtcaTCCAGCCCACCTACGGagtcaccaacgagttcacactggggagaggcctttcatctgctctcaatgtgggaaaggattttgtgtttcatcgcacctgctgagacatCAACAAATTCACAAGTGA